A region from the Sulfurospirillum tamanense genome encodes:
- a CDS encoding helix-turn-helix domain-containing protein, with the protein MSHYIHSYTSSIGTLQDQEGKFLARAYPTIMTQFIFEFFGETNEIHMNGILEKDERLKVESGTYVKVGLHSWIDIYRLPAKKARAEKFFKVDLYPHALLEIFNISPKELIGAWDIKLADIIGASTTSLLCKKLWECATGKQMVDVFEHHMTEILLKNTKKVSHYPFSIFSKMNKWSNASSVEVARKMGYSERWVQKKCHDMTGMSLKQMQGNLRFLKALSIIHQTLFSQNPKKLTHIASECGYYDQAHFAKDFKKYAGVSPMQYMYHLMRSSNQYQIYLCDIHSSASKSLHSAKSFSTQKIIVDLDFNTF; encoded by the coding sequence TTGAGTCACTATATTCATTCTTACACCTCCTCTATTGGTACACTACAAGACCAAGAAGGGAAGTTTTTAGCTAGGGCCTACCCCACCATCATGACCCAATTTATTTTTGAGTTTTTTGGAGAAACCAACGAGATACACATGAACGGGATTTTAGAGAAAGACGAGAGGCTTAAGGTTGAGTCAGGAACATACGTAAAAGTTGGACTTCATTCTTGGATTGATATTTACAGACTTCCTGCCAAAAAAGCAAGGGCTGAGAAATTTTTTAAAGTGGATCTATACCCTCATGCATTACTTGAGATTTTCAATATCTCCCCCAAGGAACTCATCGGAGCTTGGGATATTAAGCTTGCCGATATTATTGGGGCTAGCACAACCTCTTTGCTTTGCAAGAAGCTTTGGGAGTGTGCCACAGGCAAGCAAATGGTAGATGTTTTCGAGCATCACATGACAGAAATTCTTTTGAAAAACACAAAAAAAGTATCTCACTACCCTTTTAGCATTTTTAGTAAAATGAACAAATGGAGCAATGCTTCATCGGTAGAAGTTGCTCGTAAAATGGGCTATTCGGAGCGGTGGGTGCAAAAAAAATGTCACGACATGACAGGCATGTCCCTAAAGCAGATGCAGGGCAATTTGAGGTTTCTCAAAGCACTTAGTATTATACACCAGACACTTTTTTCACAAAACCCTAAAAAATTGACACACATCGCCTCTGAGTGCGGGTACTACGACCAAGCCCATTTTGCAAAAGATTTTAAGAAATATGCCGGCGTTTCGCCCATGCAATACATGTACCATCTTATGCGCTCTAGCAATCAATACCAAATCTACCTCTGCGACATACACTCTTCTGCCTCTAAATCTCTCCACAGCGCAAAGTCTTTTTCTACTCAGAAAATTATAGTTGATTTGGATTTTAATACATTTTAG